One Paramisgurnus dabryanus chromosome 10, PD_genome_1.1, whole genome shotgun sequence genomic region harbors:
- the LOC135739205 gene encoding trace amine-associated receptor 13c-like, producing MAYETEDHETQYCFPAINSSCFKKLHTPTNMLILSLAVADLLIGLIVMPLETIRLNETCWYFGDTICRLFLFIVGLLLNTSLSNLVLIAVDRYVAVCHPLLYPQKITTTRTIIIICVSWFYSSAYNISVIITTSQSKYKCYGECTVIIIFAWTIIDLFLFFLLPCSLIITLYLRIFYVAHQQVKVINSLMRSGKHLTEGSVRRKSESKAALTLGIIVTVYLFCWIPYYSLSLTPNTSMTSIIAYFMLWMLYINSGLNPLIYAIFYPWFRTSVKHILNLSKIFMPA from the exons ATGGCCTATGAGACAGAAGATCATGAGACTCAATACTGCTTTCCTGCCATTAACTCATCATGC TTCAAGAAGCTTCACACTCCAACCAACATGCTCATTCTCTCTCTGGCTGTGGCCGACCTGCTAATTGGACTTATTGTCATGCCCTTGGAAACAATTAGGTTGAATGAAACATGTTGGTACTTTGGAGACACTATCTGtagattgtttttatttattgtaggATTGCTCCTCAATACATCTCTgagtaatttagttttaataGCTGTTGACCGTTATGTGGCTGTGTGTCACCCTCTGCTGTACCCacagaaaataacaacaacTAGAACAATAATTATTATCTGTGTTTCATGGTTCTACTCTTCAGCTTATAACATTTCAGTTATTATAACTACCTCACAAAGTAAATACAAATGTTATGGAGAATGTacagttattattatttttgcctGGACAATCATTGACCTGTTCCTGTTTTTCCTGCTTCCTTGTTCCCTAATTATAACTTTATATTTGAGAATCTTTTATGTCGCACATCAACAAGTGAAAGTTATAAACTCTCTGATGAGGAGTGGAAAACATCTAACAGAAGGTTCAGTGAGGAGGAAATCTGAGAGCAAAGCCGCTCTGACATTAGGAATCATTGTGACGGTTTATCTGTTTTGCTGGATTCCCTATTATAGTTTATCTTTAACACCAAACACAAGTATGACTTCTATTATAGcctattttatgttatggatgTTGTATATTAATTCAGGTCTGAATCCTCTCATCTATGCTATATTTTACCCCTGGTTTAGAACATCAGTTAAACACATCCTAAACCTGTCCAAAATATTTATGCCAGCATAA
- the LOC135739194 gene encoding trace amine-associated receptor 13c-like, protein MAYETEDHETQYCFPAINSSCIKTKRSTHEYNIMYVFFSLLSVWTVFLNLLVIISICHFKKLHTPTNMLILSLAVADLLIGLIVMPFEAIKLIETCWYFGNTICKLLLLILGLLLSTSLSNLVLIAVDRYVAVCHPLLYPQKITTTRTIIIICVSWFCSTVYNISIVITTSQKRYTCYGECTIMTNFALTIIDMFLSFLFPCTIIITLYLRIFYVAHQQVKVINSLMRSGKHLTEGSVRRKSESKAALTLGIIVTVYLFCWIPYYSLTLTPNISMTSIIAYFILWMMYINSGLNPLIYAIFYPWLRTSVKHILNLSKIFKPA, encoded by the coding sequence ATGGCCTATGAGACAGAAGATCATGAGACTCAATACTGCTTTCCTGCCATTAACTCATCATGCATCAAGACAAAACGCTCCACACATGAATACAAtatcatgtatgtgtttttttcattgctgTCAGTATGGACTGTGTTTCTGAATCTGCTGGTGATCATCTCCATCTGTCACTTCAAGAAGCTTCACACTCCAACCAACATGCTCATTCTCTCTCTGGCTGTGGCAGACCTGCTCATAGGACTTATTGTCATGCCATTTGAGGCGATTAAGTTGATTGAAACATGTTGGTACTTTGGAAACACAATTTGTAAACTGCTTTTATTAATATTGGGATTGCTACTCTCTACATCTTTgagtaatttagttttaataGCTGTTGACCGTTATGTAGCTGTGTGTCACCCTCTGCTGTACCCacagaaaataacaacaacTAGAACAATAATTATTATCTGTGTTTCCTGGTTCTGCTCTACAGTTTATAACATTTCAATTGTTATAACTACCTCACAAAAAAGATACACATGTTATGGAGAATGTACAATTATGACTAATTTTGCCTTGACAATCATTGACATGTTCCTATCTTTTCTGTTTCCTTGTACCATCATTATAACTTTATATTTGAGAATCTTCTATGTCGCACATCAACAAGTGAAAGTTATAAACTCTCTGATGAGGAGTGGAAAACATCTAACAGAAGGTTCAGTGAGGAGGAAATCTGAGAGCAAAGCCGCTCTGACATTAGGAATCATTGTGACGGTTTATCTGTTTTGCTGGATTCCCTATTACAGCTTAACTCTAACACCAAACATAAGCATGACTTCTATTATAGCCTATTTTATATTATGGATGATGTATATTAATTCAGGTCTAAATCCTCTCATTTATGCTATATTTTACCCCTGGTTAAGAACATCAGTTAAACACATCCTAAATCTATCCAAAATATTTAAACCAGCATAA
- the LOC135739182 gene encoding trace amine-associated receptor 13c-like — MAYETEDHETQYCFPAINSSCIKTKRSTHEYNIMYVFFSVLSVWTVFLNLLVIISISHFKKLHTPTNMLILSLAVTDLLVGLIIMPLEAIRLIETCWYFGDTICRLFLIIMGLLLSASLCNLILIAVDRYVAVCQPLLYPQKITTTRTIFTICVSWFCSSVYTISAVITTSQSRYTCYGECTIMTTFAMTINDLFMSFLFPCTVIITLYLRIFYVAHQQVKVINSLMRSGKHLTEGSVKRKSESKAALTLGIIMTVYLFCWIPYYSLTLTPNTRMTSVIAYFILWMVYINSGLNPLIYAIFYPWFRTSVKHILNLSKIFIQA, encoded by the coding sequence ATGGCCTATGAGACAGAAGATCATGAGACTCAATACTGCTTTCCTGCCATTAACTCATCATGCATCAAGACAAAACGCTCCACACATGAATACAAtatcatgtatgtgtttttttcagtgctGTCAGTATGGACTGTGTTTCTGAATCTGCTGGTgatcatctccatctctcacttcaagAAGCTTCACACTCCAACCAACATGCTCATTCTCTCTCTGGCTGTGACCGACCTGCTCGTAGGACTTATTATCATGCCCTTGGAGGCGATTAGGTTGATTGAAACATGTTGGTACTTTGGAGACACTATCTGTAGACTGTTTTTAATAATCATGGGATTGCTCCTCTCTGCCTCTCTgtgtaatttaattttaatagcTGTTGACCGTTATGTGGCTGTGTGTCAACCTTTACTGTACCCacagaaaataacaacaacTAGAACAATATTTACCATCTGTGTTTCCTGGTTCTGTTCTTCAGTTTATACCATTTCAGCTGTTATTACTACCTCACAAAGTAGATACACATGTTATGGAGAATGTACAATTATGACTACTTTTGCCATGACAATCAATGACCTGTTCATGTCTTTCCTGTTTCCTTGTACCGTCATTATAACTTTATATTTGAGAATCTTCTACGTGGCACATCAGCAAGTAAAAGTTATAAACTCTCTGATGAGGAGTGGAAAACATCTAACAGAAGGTTCAGTGAAAAGGAAATCTGAGAGTAAAGCCGCTCTGACATTAGGAATCATTATGACGGTTTATCTGTTTTGCTGGATTCCCTATTATAGTTTAACTCTAACACCAAACACAAGAATGACTTCAGTTATAGCCTATTTTATATTATGGATGGTGTATATTAATTCAGGTCTGAATCCTCTCATCTATGCTATATTTTACCCCTGGTTTAGAACATCAGTTAAACACATCCTAAATCTATCCAAAATATTTATACAAGCATAA